In Laspinema palackyanum D2c, a genomic segment contains:
- a CDS encoding phospholipase D-like domain-containing protein: MNSVLVWILGTIIVLAILLLIALYIRGTFRDRVEYKVKNPPTPGEPRFTIAQASLSNSLITSALITDVWNDSPTIQQVRLDAIAKAKHSIHFETFFITPGRRANDFAAAIAERAAAGVEVQLLVDSYGSKKISDKYWNRLKSAGVKVLFFNPFDWKAPADYAGRTHRKLLAIDSKVAYIGGAGISDFWDGESGSGEKEPWFDCEFRLEGEIVAVLEGVFVQHWTYASGVSNLGPETFKKDPAQKPITLVTPSFNPTYRFSPIRALFQTSLLAARKRIWLASPYFFPDLNSRDLLIAAKKSGLDVKILTTSSVSDKKKVYYASYEGYGPLLAAGIEIYEYQPSMTHAKLLLIDDRWMTTGSANFDPRSFFHNDELDFSTGEPNVLKEVEQIFQRGFSKSKVASLEDWRKRALWKRMVGQTVRFFEWQL; this comes from the coding sequence ATGAATTCGGTACTTGTATGGATTCTCGGAACAATTATTGTCCTGGCGATACTTCTCCTGATTGCGCTGTATATTCGCGGAACCTTTCGCGATCGCGTAGAATACAAGGTGAAAAATCCGCCGACTCCGGGAGAACCCCGCTTTACCATCGCCCAAGCAAGCTTATCCAATTCTCTAATCACCTCCGCTTTAATTACCGATGTTTGGAATGATTCCCCCACGATTCAACAAGTCAGACTTGATGCGATCGCCAAGGCAAAACATTCTATCCATTTTGAAACCTTTTTCATCACCCCGGGACGACGAGCCAACGACTTTGCCGCCGCCATTGCCGAGCGCGCCGCAGCGGGAGTGGAGGTTCAATTACTGGTAGATAGCTATGGTAGTAAAAAAATTTCCGATAAATATTGGAACCGCTTAAAATCTGCCGGAGTTAAAGTGCTGTTTTTCAATCCCTTTGATTGGAAAGCTCCTGCGGATTATGCCGGGAGAACCCACCGAAAATTACTCGCGATTGATAGTAAAGTGGCCTATATTGGAGGTGCAGGAATTTCCGATTTTTGGGACGGCGAGTCCGGTTCCGGAGAAAAAGAACCGTGGTTTGATTGTGAATTTCGTTTAGAAGGAGAGATTGTTGCTGTATTAGAAGGGGTCTTTGTTCAGCATTGGACTTATGCGAGTGGGGTATCAAATCTCGGTCCAGAAACGTTTAAAAAAGACCCGGCACAGAAGCCAATTACCCTCGTGACTCCTTCATTTAATCCCACTTACCGATTTTCCCCGATTCGAGCTTTATTTCAAACCAGTTTATTAGCGGCCCGAAAGCGAATTTGGTTGGCGAGTCCCTATTTTTTTCCGGACCTGAATTCCCGGGATTTGCTGATTGCAGCCAAAAAGAGTGGGTTGGATGTCAAAATTCTCACCACCAGTTCAGTAAGTGATAAAAAGAAGGTTTATTACGCTTCTTATGAAGGATATGGACCCCTGTTAGCCGCAGGCATTGAAATCTATGAATATCAACCGAGTATGACCCATGCTAAGCTATTATTAATAGACGATCGCTGGATGACCACCGGAAGTGCCAATTTCGACCCCCGCAGTTTTTTTCATAACGATGAATTAGATTTTTCCACCGGGGAACCGAATGTTTTAAAAGAAGTTGAGCAAATTTTTCAACGGGGTTTTTCTAAATCCAAAGTAGCCAGTTTGGAAGATTGGCGCAAGCGAGCGCTCTGGAAGCGAATGGTGGGACAAACCGTTCGCTTCTTTGAATGGCAACTTTAG
- a CDS encoding ATP-binding protein, which yields MMQSETLSWANYEREPIQSPGLIQPHGILFVLSTELNILQVSNNTVKFFGRPPETFLDQPLETLLDATQINVIKESINYQTLGSINPLNITIHTDWKTLYFDGIIHHSHPDCLILELEPALSPKTVGFLSFYKLVEAAASTIQNSKNFQQLCEFVVKEIRNITGFDRVMLYRFDPAGHGTVLAEEKLESMNSWLNLNYPAEDIPPQARQLYSINLLRLIADVNYKPVAIVPTINPLDKRPLDLSHSVLRSVSPCHIEYLQNMKVRASMSISIVKEGKLWGLVACHHNSPKYVSYEVRKACEFFGKVMALELRSKEDDSFYEYRLQLQATTAKLVEYMSRETNFIDGLVKFQPNLLNLVRADGAVIYFKETYQQVGNTPSRDRIERLIHWLEQQNFPTVYHTDSLASVYPEAETYKDIASGLLAVVISKEPKHYVLWFRTEVVHQVSWAGDPNTPFELLPGRNPRLHPRKSFEVWQELVKLTSLPWKPCEIEAALDLKNAIVTIVLRQADELAKLNVALQQSEAKTQEKANQLAKALQELQRTQTQLIEQEKMSELGELIASIAAEITNPINFITGNISHAQEYAEDLLNLLYLYQQHYPEPVPEILETIESIDLEFTSQDFSNMIESMKGGAERIRDLVHALRNFMRLNESDLKAVDIHEGINSTLLILQHRLKGKGGLPGIQIVKAYGNLPEVECYPSQLNQVFMNLFSNAIDALEFHPNHPGQKTILIRTEALGGDRVLISIADNGMGINPTLQDQIFEPFFTTKSTKKSIGVGLAIAKEVVVEKHQGEIRCISELSQGAEFILEIPTKQSYPTPVQAVDAAG from the coding sequence ATGATGCAGTCAGAAACACTAAGTTGGGCAAACTACGAACGAGAACCGATCCAAAGTCCCGGTTTAATCCAACCCCACGGGATCCTATTTGTCTTGTCAACGGAGCTCAATATATTACAAGTTAGCAACAATACCGTTAAGTTTTTTGGACGCCCACCGGAAACGTTTCTGGACCAACCTTTAGAGACTTTACTGGATGCCACTCAGATCAATGTTATCAAAGAATCTATCAATTATCAGACGTTGGGGAGTATCAATCCTCTCAACATAACGATTCATACGGACTGGAAAACCCTCTACTTTGATGGCATCATTCATCATTCTCATCCCGATTGTTTAATTTTAGAACTCGAACCCGCTCTTTCTCCGAAAACGGTGGGATTTTTAAGCTTTTATAAGTTAGTCGAAGCGGCTGCATCGACGATTCAAAATTCCAAAAATTTTCAACAACTCTGCGAGTTTGTGGTCAAAGAAATTAGGAATATTACGGGATTTGACCGGGTAATGCTCTATCGGTTTGACCCTGCCGGACATGGAACGGTTTTGGCTGAGGAAAAACTGGAGTCTATGAACTCTTGGTTAAACTTAAATTATCCGGCGGAGGATATTCCCCCCCAGGCCAGACAACTTTATTCAATTAATTTGCTTCGCTTAATTGCCGATGTCAACTACAAGCCGGTTGCCATTGTTCCGACAATTAATCCCCTAGACAAAAGACCCCTTGACTTGAGCCATTCGGTTCTTCGCAGTGTGTCCCCTTGTCATATCGAGTATCTTCAAAATATGAAGGTTCGGGCATCAATGTCGATCTCGATTGTCAAAGAGGGGAAACTGTGGGGACTGGTTGCCTGCCATCATAACTCCCCCAAATATGTGTCTTATGAAGTGAGGAAAGCCTGCGAATTCTTTGGTAAGGTGATGGCATTGGAACTCCGGTCTAAAGAAGATGATAGCTTTTATGAATATCGCCTGCAATTGCAAGCCACCACGGCAAAATTAGTCGAATATATGTCAAGGGAGACTAATTTTATTGACGGATTAGTAAAGTTTCAACCGAACTTACTGAATCTGGTCAGGGCTGATGGGGCGGTAATTTATTTTAAAGAAACCTATCAGCAAGTGGGGAATACTCCCAGTCGCGATCGCATTGAGCGGCTGATTCATTGGTTGGAACAACAGAACTTTCCCACCGTTTATCATACAGATTCCCTAGCGAGTGTTTATCCAGAAGCGGAAACTTATAAAGATATTGCTAGTGGATTGCTGGCGGTGGTGATTTCCAAAGAACCCAAGCATTATGTGTTATGGTTTAGAACCGAGGTGGTTCATCAAGTCAGTTGGGCGGGAGACCCGAATACCCCCTTTGAACTGTTACCGGGCAGAAATCCTCGACTGCATCCTCGAAAATCCTTTGAAGTGTGGCAAGAACTGGTCAAATTAACGTCTTTACCCTGGAAACCCTGTGAAATTGAGGCGGCATTAGACCTCAAAAATGCGATCGTCACCATCGTTCTGCGGCAAGCGGATGAACTGGCTAAATTAAATGTCGCCTTGCAGCAATCCGAAGCGAAAACCCAGGAAAAAGCCAATCAGCTTGCCAAAGCCTTGCAAGAACTCCAACGGACCCAAACCCAGTTAATCGAACAAGAAAAGATGTCGGAGCTGGGGGAATTAATTGCCAGTATTGCTGCGGAAATTACGAATCCGATTAATTTCATCACGGGAAATATTTCTCATGCTCAGGAGTATGCTGAGGATTTATTAAATCTCTTGTATCTTTATCAACAGCACTATCCTGAACCTGTCCCAGAAATCTTAGAAACCATAGAATCAATCGACCTGGAATTTACTTCCCAAGATTTTTCCAACATGATTGAATCGATGAAAGGGGGGGCGGAACGCATTCGAGATTTAGTTCATGCCTTGCGAAATTTCATGCGCTTGAATGAATCTGACTTGAAAGCGGTGGACATTCACGAGGGAATTAATAGCACGTTATTGATTTTACAACATCGATTAAAAGGGAAAGGGGGTTTGCCGGGAATTCAAATTGTCAAAGCTTATGGAAACCTACCCGAGGTGGAGTGCTATCCCAGCCAACTCAATCAAGTGTTTATGAATCTGTTCTCCAATGCGATCGATGCGTTAGAGTTCCACCCCAATCACCCGGGACAAAAAACCATTTTGATTCGCACGGAAGCCCTGGGAGGCGATCGCGTCTTAATTAGTATTGCCGATAATGGGATGGGGATTAACCCCACCCTTCAAGACCAAATCTTTGAGCCGTTTTTTACCACTAAATCCACAAAAAAATCCATCGGGGTTGGGTTGGCGATCGCCAAGGAAGTTGTCGTGGAGAAACATCAAGGTGAGATTCGCTGTATTTCCGAACTGTCCCAGGGTGCCGAGTTTATCCTGGAAATTCCCACCAAACAGTCTTATCCAACTCCTGTTCAAGCGGTTGATGCCGCCGGATAA
- a CDS encoding bifunctional orotidine-5'-phosphate decarboxylase/orotate phosphoribosyltransferase: MINFSDKLQSAIERNNSLLCVGLDPDPEALPPRFGTPDNPATVIAQLTDWLHFIIAQTAELVCAYKPTLGFYTALGAEGLNLLQQILQAIPRSLPVILDVKHSDLNSSTVFAQTIFERWQVDAVTLSPYPGQDLAAPFLLYPDKAVFVLCHTSNPAAQILQHYPKNDAPLYLQIVKETRTWGTPEQVAVEVGTNTPEVLKRVRSVAPERLILARSIWSEGTVLANILKAGLNSQGDGLILPVPQDYLSSENAGSLILGLRETINQVRVRIPSEAQACPVWFPDIPATDAHPHTDLILQLYDLGCIMFGEYVQASGETFPYYVDLRTIISNPQIFDKIIGAYAEVLKTLKFDRIAGIPYGALPTATGLSLRLNYPMIFPRKEVKAHGTRRLVEGHFNPGETVVVVDDILISGKSAMEGAQKLQSTGLKVEDIVVFIDHEKGVKQRLKDNGYQAHSVLTLSEIAETLYDAGRITDCQFQFFKESH, translated from the coding sequence ATGATTAATTTTAGCGATAAATTGCAAAGTGCGATCGAGCGCAATAATAGCCTACTGTGCGTGGGACTCGACCCTGATCCCGAAGCCCTACCCCCCCGATTCGGGACCCCGGATAACCCCGCCACGGTGATCGCGCAGTTGACAGATTGGCTGCATTTTATCATTGCCCAAACTGCTGAACTGGTCTGTGCCTACAAACCAACCCTCGGATTTTACACCGCCTTGGGTGCGGAGGGCCTTAATTTATTGCAGCAAATTTTACAAGCGATTCCCCGTTCCCTCCCGGTGATTTTAGATGTCAAACACTCGGATTTGAACAGTAGTACCGTATTTGCCCAGACAATTTTTGAACGCTGGCAAGTGGATGCCGTGACCCTGAGTCCCTATCCCGGGCAAGATTTAGCCGCCCCATTTTTACTGTATCCCGATAAAGCCGTCTTTGTCCTGTGTCACACCTCCAATCCGGCGGCACAAATCCTGCAACATTATCCTAAAAATGACGCCCCATTATACCTGCAAATTGTCAAAGAAACCCGAACTTGGGGGACTCCGGAACAGGTCGCAGTCGAGGTGGGAACCAATACGCCAGAAGTCTTGAAACGAGTCCGGTCCGTTGCTCCAGAACGGCTGATTCTCGCCCGCAGTATCTGGTCCGAAGGAACAGTTTTAGCTAACATTCTCAAAGCCGGTTTAAACAGTCAAGGAGATGGTTTAATCCTGCCGGTTCCCCAAGATTATTTAAGTAGTGAAAATGCCGGTTCCCTAATTTTAGGGCTGCGAGAAACGATTAATCAAGTGAGAGTTCGCATCCCCTCGGAGGCACAAGCTTGTCCCGTGTGGTTTCCAGATATTCCCGCCACTGATGCTCATCCCCATACGGATTTAATTCTGCAACTCTATGATTTGGGTTGCATCATGTTTGGAGAATATGTCCAAGCATCCGGGGAAACTTTTCCCTATTATGTTGACTTGCGAACAATTATCTCAAATCCGCAAATTTTTGATAAAATTATTGGTGCTTATGCTGAGGTTTTAAAAACTCTCAAATTTGACAGGATTGCCGGAATTCCCTACGGGGCATTACCCACGGCAACGGGACTCTCTTTGCGGTTGAATTATCCGATGATTTTTCCTCGGAAAGAAGTGAAAGCACATGGAACAAGACGGTTAGTGGAAGGTCACTTTAATCCCGGGGAAACCGTGGTGGTGGTGGATGATATTTTAATCAGTGGAAAAAGTGCGATGGAAGGGGCGCAAAAGCTGCAATCGACCGGGTTGAAGGTGGAGGATATTGTGGTCTTTATCGACCATGAAAAAGGGGTGAAACAGCGATTAAAAGACAATGGGTATCAAGCACATTCGGTCTTGACTCTTTCGGAAATTGCCGAAACTCTTTATGATGCAGGGCGCATCACCGACTGCCAATTCCAGTTTTTTAAAGAGTCCCATTAA
- a CDS encoding Uma2 family endonuclease, with amino-acid sequence MSLTIADLEQVQLEHPEWNLELIDGGIKAMGPSDDTSSEIGAQFTFLLKLWVNPRRLGRVYDSSGGFILPNTDLRAPDVSFVLADRIKRSNRDFVRLVPDLMVEIKSKSDRLNPLADKIKLFLALGTTVGILVDPDKETVTVYRPTGETTVLNSENTLTIPELFPGWEMPIADLWPPVFE; translated from the coding sequence ATGAGTTTAACAATTGCCGACCTGGAACAAGTCCAATTAGAACATCCCGAGTGGAACCTGGAATTAATTGATGGAGGTATTAAGGCAATGGGTCCATCCGATGATACATCTAGCGAAATTGGTGCTCAATTTACCTTTTTGCTGAAACTGTGGGTAAATCCCCGGCGATTGGGGCGAGTTTATGACTCCAGTGGTGGGTTTATCCTGCCGAATACGGACTTGCGAGCACCGGATGTATCCTTTGTTCTTGCGGACCGAATCAAGCGCAGTAATCGGGATTTTGTGCGCCTCGTTCCAGATTTGATGGTAGAGATTAAATCTAAAAGCGATCGCCTTAATCCCCTCGCCGATAAAATTAAACTATTTTTAGCATTAGGAACAACAGTCGGGATATTAGTGGACCCCGATAAAGAAACCGTAACCGTCTATCGTCCCACGGGAGAAACTACCGTTTTAAATAGCGAAAATACTTTAACAATTCCCGAATTATTCCCGGGTTGGGAAATGCCAATTGCTGATTTATGGCCGCCCGTATTTGAGTAA
- a CDS encoding DNA phosphorothioation-associated putative methyltransferase, giving the protein MDKSSLPLPPTKLDRLASVHRHLPRPLRLAGEAGILTAETTFLDYGGDANHHPADVVYLADILNIIQSPEEREDVLQDAWKLTENVLIIAASVTVSEVNRGKIAYGKEGVIPINSVQTYYEQVELKTELERILSVEATPAGLGVYFIFRNPADAQIYHFNLGRSRSIIPPLNPDATALIEQEEILTPLMEFIGDWGRLPQIKELSTAKAIIREFGSLEQAFHHIQAATSEEIWQQIQEKCRQDALIYLASLIWEKQRVPSFSEFSPQIAANFRALFGNWNNAKQAAQNLLSQLESPDGVATASQNSPLGKKLPGALYIHAWALESLDPILRLYEAVVRRHLGRVDGATLIKFNLDKPIISYLFYPEFDTDPHPALEASLQIHFPEGRIRYRDYRQADNPPVLHRKETFVTPDYPLYELFENLTQAEEKLGLLKKSRGIGTRNGWLEHLADAGVEIQGHTVIVTSEPKTTNKTLKTTPKIERHRAAIVRNAISRPMRLGLEAGFFTEGTTFFDYGCGHGGDIKRIAEQGFPSSGWDPYYSPDTPRTPADVVNLGYIINVIEDLEERRQALIQSWELTQKVLIVASLVLVDDRNSGQVAYGDGVITRRHTFQKYYEQEELKQYIETVLQVEAIPVALGIYFVFRDQQLAQRIQAYRFRSRTTVPKLLKSFDEYREILTPLMEFASDRGRLPVPGELPQEPQIIAEFGNLRRAFKVIMEFTHPEEWEAITEKRRKDLLTYIAVTNLLKRVQLSHLPLEIQNDIKALFPSYRTACIMAEQLVFSLNDIQLVASSCKNSSVGLLKPNSFTVHVSALETLEPLLRIYEGVVSRAIGRMDEATLIKFSLKKPRISYLFYPNFDKETHPRLHTRMDIDLIDLRVIYRDYDKDDNPPILHRKDACVTPDYPQYEKLVKLTHQEENRGLLDRPWEIKTLKSWQKRLEENCAEIRGNTVFWRKDADPYRLKILKAATALRSRQKKQVETEPDLS; this is encoded by the coding sequence ATGGATAAATCCAGTTTGCCGCTACCCCCAACTAAACTAGACCGTTTGGCATCGGTTCACCGCCATCTCCCCCGTCCCCTGCGTCTCGCCGGAGAAGCGGGAATTCTGACTGCTGAAACCACGTTTTTGGACTATGGGGGAGATGCCAATCACCATCCTGCGGATGTTGTTTATCTTGCCGATATCCTCAATATAATCCAGTCCCCGGAAGAACGTGAGGATGTCTTGCAGGATGCCTGGAAATTGACCGAAAATGTTTTAATTATCGCTGCCTCAGTCACCGTTTCCGAAGTCAATCGAGGAAAAATTGCTTATGGGAAAGAGGGCGTAATTCCCATAAATTCGGTTCAGACCTATTATGAACAAGTAGAACTTAAAACTGAACTAGAACGCATCTTATCCGTCGAGGCAACCCCAGCAGGATTGGGGGTTTATTTCATCTTTCGCAATCCGGCAGATGCTCAAATTTATCACTTCAATTTAGGGCGATCGCGCTCAATAATTCCTCCCCTCAACCCGGATGCTACTGCATTAATTGAACAGGAAGAAATCCTCACCCCGTTGATGGAGTTTATCGGGGACTGGGGACGGTTACCCCAGATTAAGGAGTTATCCACCGCCAAAGCAATTATCCGAGAATTTGGCAGTTTAGAACAAGCATTCCATCACATTCAAGCAGCAACCTCCGAGGAAATTTGGCAGCAAATTCAGGAAAAATGCCGTCAAGATGCCTTAATTTATCTAGCAAGTCTAATTTGGGAGAAACAGCGCGTTCCCTCCTTCTCGGAATTTTCCCCGCAAATTGCAGCTAATTTTCGCGCCTTATTTGGGAATTGGAATAACGCAAAACAAGCGGCGCAAAACTTGTTATCCCAATTAGAATCACCGGATGGAGTCGCCACCGCTTCCCAAAATAGTCCCCTCGGGAAAAAGCTACCCGGTGCATTGTATATTCATGCTTGGGCACTAGAATCTTTAGACCCAATCCTGCGTTTATACGAAGCAGTTGTCCGTCGTCATTTGGGACGAGTCGATGGCGCAACCTTAATTAAATTCAACCTTGATAAACCGATTATTTCTTATTTATTTTATCCCGAATTTGACACTGACCCACATCCGGCATTAGAGGCAAGTCTACAGATTCATTTCCCCGAAGGTCGAATTCGCTATCGAGACTATCGCCAAGCAGATAATCCTCCCGTTCTCCACCGTAAAGAAACCTTTGTCACCCCAGATTATCCGCTGTATGAACTGTTTGAAAACCTCACCCAAGCAGAAGAAAAATTAGGACTATTAAAAAAGTCTCGGGGGATTGGAACGCGCAATGGATGGTTAGAACATTTGGCCGATGCTGGGGTCGAAATTCAGGGACATACGGTGATTGTCACATCAGAACCAAAAACAACAAATAAAACCCTAAAAACCACCCCCAAAATCGAACGCCATCGCGCTGCAATTGTCAGAAATGCCATATCCCGTCCCATGCGATTAGGATTAGAAGCGGGATTTTTTACTGAAGGAACGACCTTTTTTGATTATGGATGTGGTCATGGGGGAGATATTAAACGCATTGCCGAACAAGGATTTCCGAGTAGTGGTTGGGACCCGTATTATTCTCCAGATACACCTCGGACTCCGGCAGATGTGGTAAATTTGGGTTATATCATTAATGTAATTGAAGATTTAGAAGAACGCCGACAAGCGCTGATTCAATCCTGGGAATTGACCCAAAAAGTGTTAATTGTTGCATCTTTAGTGTTAGTGGATGACCGCAATTCTGGTCAAGTTGCCTATGGAGATGGAGTAATTACGCGCCGCCATACTTTTCAGAAATATTATGAACAGGAAGAACTGAAACAGTATATCGAAACTGTGCTCCAAGTGGAAGCAATTCCTGTGGCGTTGGGGATTTATTTCGTCTTTCGGGACCAACAACTGGCACAACGGATTCAGGCGTATCGGTTCCGCAGTCGGACGACGGTGCCTAAACTGCTGAAAAGTTTTGATGAGTATCGGGAAATCCTGACGCCACTCATGGAATTTGCCAGCGATCGCGGCAGACTGCCAGTTCCCGGAGAACTCCCCCAAGAACCGCAAATTATCGCCGAATTTGGCAATTTGCGCCGCGCCTTTAAAGTGATTATGGAGTTCACTCACCCGGAAGAATGGGAGGCAATCACCGAAAAACGCCGCAAAGACCTCCTGACTTATATTGCTGTTACTAACTTGTTAAAACGAGTCCAACTGTCTCATTTACCCTTAGAAATTCAAAATGATATTAAAGCACTCTTTCCCTCCTATCGGACTGCCTGTATTATGGCAGAACAACTGGTTTTTAGTTTAAATGATATTCAATTAGTGGCAAGTAGCTGTAAAAATAGTTCCGTGGGATTGCTCAAACCTAATAGTTTCACCGTTCATGTTTCCGCCTTAGAAACCCTCGAACCCTTACTGAGAATTTATGAAGGGGTCGTGAGTCGGGCAATTGGCCGGATGGATGAGGCCACTTTAATTAAGTTTAGCCTGAAAAAGCCGAGAATATCTTATTTATTTTACCCCAATTTTGACAAAGAAACCCATCCCCGCTTACATACCCGGATGGATATTGACTTAATCGATTTGCGGGTGATTTATCGAGACTATGACAAAGATGATAATCCCCCTATTCTCCATCGCAAAGATGCCTGTGTCACTCCGGACTATCCCCAGTATGAAAAACTGGTTAAACTGACCCATCAGGAAGAAAATCGGGGATTGCTAGACCGACCCTGGGAGATTAAAACCCTTAAAAGTTGGCAAAAACGGTTAGAAGAAAATTGTGCCGAGATTCGGGGAAATACCGTATTTTGGCGCAAAGATGCTGACCCCTATCGCTTGAAAATCCTCAAAGCAGCAACAGCATTGCGATCGCGTCAGAAAAAGCAAGTTGAAACTGAACCGGATTTAAGCTAA
- a CDS encoding DUF1499 domain-containing protein, protein MYKLSPVKVLTLCFSVTLALLCYLGPTPAAFAAEISPNAIASLFSFSGERPDNLGVSMGKLSPCPTSPNCVSSQAEETDKKHKIEPLRYESSAKRAFTHLKEIIEETENAKVIKSDAHYLYAEFTSSLMGYVDDVEFFLDRKSDVIQVRSASRLGQSDLGVNRKRIEEIRSKFSA, encoded by the coding sequence ATGTACAAGTTATCTCCTGTCAAAGTTCTCACTCTGTGTTTTTCGGTCACCTTGGCACTCTTGTGTTATTTGGGTCCAACTCCGGCGGCATTCGCTGCTGAAATTTCCCCAAATGCGATCGCCAGTCTGTTCTCCTTTTCGGGAGAACGTCCTGATAACTTAGGCGTCAGCATGGGAAAATTATCTCCTTGTCCAACTTCTCCCAATTGTGTCTCTTCTCAAGCGGAAGAAACGGATAAAAAGCATAAGATTGAACCGTTACGATATGAATCTTCGGCCAAAAGAGCATTTACTCATCTCAAGGAGATTATCGAAGAAACAGAGAATGCCAAGGTAATTAAATCTGATGCTCATTATCTGTATGCTGAGTTTACCAGTTCTTTGATGGGATATGTCGATGATGTGGAATTTTTTCTTGATCGCAAGTCCGATGTCATTCAAGTGCGATCGGCGTCGCGGTTAGGACAGTCTGATTTAGGGGTAAACCGCAAACGAATCGAAGAGATCCGCAGTAAATTTAGCGCATAA
- the dndE gene encoding DNA sulfur modification protein DndE, which yields MEPPLDRIKLSQTAKEQLSKLKRYTKIDQWNILCRWAFCKSLSENSTPSPVPIPADSNVEMSWRVFGGEMSDILILALKQRCHQDGLGTDKETLATQFRLHLHRGIGYLAGDPNIKKIEHLIDVAVASQTTEKESKGKR from the coding sequence ATGGAACCACCCCTCGACCGAATTAAACTCTCTCAAACTGCAAAAGAACAACTCAGCAAACTCAAGCGTTATACTAAAATTGACCAATGGAATATTTTATGCCGTTGGGCATTTTGTAAGTCTTTGTCGGAAAATTCTACCCCATCTCCGGTTCCAATTCCGGCAGATAGTAACGTCGAAATGAGTTGGCGAGTCTTTGGGGGGGAAATGTCAGATATTTTAATTTTGGCCTTGAAACAACGCTGCCACCAAGATGGATTGGGGACGGATAAAGAGACTTTGGCAACACAGTTTCGCTTGCATCTGCATCGCGGAATTGGGTATCTGGCAGGGGACCCGAATATCAAGAAAATTGAGCATTTAATTGATGTGGCAGTGGCGAGTCAGACAACGGAGAAAGAATCAAAGGGGAAACGGTGA